In Girardinichthys multiradiatus isolate DD_20200921_A chromosome 10, DD_fGirMul_XY1, whole genome shotgun sequence, the sequence GTTTTCTTTGCCTGCTGTGAGTTTGGCTCCACCTTTAAATGAACACGCCGTATAAATGTTGCCGTCGTTGCAGTCAAAAATATCTGAGCTGTGCACGGACTTGCATAAAGATGGATGACAAAATTTTCATCACACAGGCAGGCAAAGGAACAATGAGCAGACAAGAAGGTACAAATTGAGCCTTGCAGGTGATGTGCAGTTAAGTTTTAATCAGATAAAATCCTTATGTACTACAAGGACGTTTGGGGTTAGAAAGTGATGTAATGTGAAAAAGagaaaggggtgtgaataattttgcaacaCGTTACGATTCTCTTAACCAAAACTGGTTCTATGCCTTTTCGTACCTAAAGCAAAGCACAACcgtcaagtttatttttatgagtttattttgtattaacaCACGAGTGTTGTCTGCTATTCCTCAGAACCTCTCTGCCTGAGACACCCACCTGCTGCTGAGGAGGGGAGATCTGGGTCACGTGGTGGCTGCTGACCCAGAGGAGCAGAATAAGGAGGTGGAGGTACATAGCTCGCAGAGGCATCGAAAGCTGGAGGACTTGGGTAGAATCCCCCTGGATCACATGAGAAGAAAGATCCAAATAACACTTGTTGAATCCAACACTTTGAGTAGGTTCAGAAAAGGTCCACTACTGATACAACAGCCTACCTGGAGGAGGAGGGTTGGGGTAAGAGTAGCCAGGGGGAGGTCCTTGAGGGTACATTCCATTAGCAGGGGGAGGAGGGTaagcacagcctccattagccatATAAGGACAGCCACTGAAGCCAGGTGTCACAGGTTGGCCTTTAGAAGCTGTAACATGAGGAAATACCAGAAGAAAAtcagtaaaaatgtaattacatTAAAACTCATTGTTTATATTTGCTGCTTTGTTTCCTTACCCTGAGCTGCAACCTGCAGCATGAACTGGCCGAATTCTATGGCTCCACCCGCAGCAAAGACAAGCTTGAGCGTCACACTTCCTTCCCATCCACCTAGAAGACATTTCCTCCAGAGGATTTAAATCCATCCCCATTCAACGTTTCAGGCTGAAAACGTGCATATGCTTGGACACGCTGTACTTACCTCCAGGCTCTGCACTCACAGTACCCTTGATGTAATTGGCACCCAGAACCGGTTGTTTTATCTCACAGCCCTTCATCAAGTAGAATGGCATCATAAAGGACTGCAGAGCATCCCGTCCTTTAGCCAGGAAGATGACCTGGAATAAACAACCAGCAACTAAACTCAATATATCAACTTTCAGCTTCCAAAGGGTTCAAGCTAGACCTAAGGTTAGCACAATTTTTTGTACCGTTTTTAATATACCAGTAAATATGACTGTCagtaaaaaaaagagacatgGGTGCATCATTGCAATAGGTGGTGCccctatgtttttcttttatgacTGCActcctacagcatgatgctgccaccaccatgtctcactGTGCCGATGGTCTGTTTGGGTGCAGTGTTAGCTTTCCATCATACATAGCAATTTGCATGTTGGACCAGAATTGCAACTTAGAactaaactttttttccagtgtATTGTTATTTTATACATCAAAGCAGGATCCAAGGAAGGCTGGAAGCACAATTAAAACCGTCATCCACCTGGGTCCACTCACATTATTCTTTTAAAGTTATCTGAACCGTTCACTAGATTTTCCAAGAGAACAAGTGCTCCAACATACCAGCTCTACATTGCTGATGAAAACGAAATCATTTTGGCCAAATATTCAAGCAATGACAAAAACTGTTTCATCATTCTGGAAAACACACAGATCACCACCATGTTGTCTCTGGGTTGTTGGGAAAGGTTGCTCTTTGTCCCAGGATGCTTAATTGTTGGCTCAACACAGGCCTTGATGTGTCTCTTTATCTTTTCTTCTTTGAACAGATGATTTTACAGATGCCCCACACAAACAGAAGGAGGATTTATCAGAGTAAATAACCTCCACTGTCCATCCAGAACTGAGGTTTGTCTTGTTGTGTTCTTGCCATTTCGTGGCTTTACCCGTGAAGTTAATACGACAATACTGAAATTAAGTTAGCCGATCGTTTTGTGGcagtataaaaaaatacaatcaaaatgttttgtaagTTAAGGTAAACTTTTGAAGCAAATGAAGCTCCCCTTTTGGCCTTGCCTGCACTATGAGCAGAAGATCTGACATTAAAAGAAGATTCTATGGGATTTTATAAAAAGTGTTAATGGAAATCAATGAAAccattttccaaataaaagtgTAACTTAAAGCCACCAATACAGGCACAAAACATTCTAgaaattttccattttaaaatatattcgtTCCAGACTCAAATTTGTAGATTTTTCTtgcttgctttttttattttttattattatttgt encodes:
- the wbp2 gene encoding WW domain-binding protein 2, whose translation is MTLNQNHSESGGVIINNSESVLMCHENVELVFCDAESLPEPFRKSKKGSVYLTPYRVIFLAKGRDALQSFMMPFYLMKGCEIKQPVLGANYIKGTVSAEPGGGWEGSVTLKLVFAAGGAIEFGQFMLQVAAQASKGQPVTPGFSGCPYMANGGCAYPPPPANGMYPQGPPPGYSYPNPPPPGGFYPSPPAFDASASYVPPPPYSAPLGQQPPRDPDLPSSAAAEAKAAEAAASASCATLPPTHVYLPQDKPPPYSPPEDKKNQ